ATTTGAAACCAACCTGTGCCGCTTCATGCAACTGTAAAGGATATCGCGATGTAAGGGAAGCCAGCACACAAACCGACACCAAAGTACAAGGTGAGACTACTGCGCTGTCAGTTACTGGCGAGTTGACAGCTTGACAGAGAATGCTGCGAATGTTTTTACTGTTCGATATAATATTGCTACTCACACGGAATAATGAGCTTTGAggcatattaaaaataaagacgTGTCACCGTCTAGGCTTTTATTAGTTTGAACCCACACGTCTGTAACCTACGTAGTGGCTGTCTAGAAACGTCCAAACGGGATCCTTGTGACGTCCCAACTGTCTGACGTCACCCCATTGAAgtttcttatttttgtattttttattaacaaatatcaacaaaagaggaatagtcacatgcaaacaagcatacaaacaatttacattgccaggaatcctaaacaaacaaatcatattcatGAATAATACAAGTTTGgaattgcctttttgtttttcattttaggtatagtgccatattgtttaaactcatttataaagtgaaaaaagttaggttttgaattagaacatttgtgaatatgaaatttacCTAGTATTATTAGCAGTTTAATTAAATATACTACATCTTTGTCAGAATTTCTGAAATGTATCATTATATCAAAACCATTAAATAGTACAACCGGtcctatttttttttgttgttgtaacaattctgtcaccccattgaagttgaaactTAAATGGTAGCTTTTTCGGGTAGTGATGTTCCAAGGATAACGTGACTGGTTCTGCAAAGAGGTCTTGAGCTTTATGGCACCGGACAGGTAAGCTGGGCTTGCTCTGTAATAGTAGGGTTGCTGGATCAAGCATCCGTTTGGTTGTTCTCCCCTATGAATGCCAGAGTCACATACATGTTTTGAAGAGAAATGTACTGGCCAACAGTTTCACATTCTATGTCAGTGCTCCAGAGTTGGTGGGAAGAGGAAGCAAATGTCTGCCCAATGTTTGCTTTAACCTAAATAATTTCTTTGAGCTCAATGTGTTATCACTTGGGAGCAGCAAAGATCTAGTGGACAAAAAACTCACTAGCCTTCCCTGTTTGTAATCCTGTTTTTCTATGGTGTGTTTTTAGGTCATGGACCCAGGCTGTCCAAGGTTAACCTCTTCACCCTGCTCAGTTTATGGATGGAACTTTTCCCCAAGGAGGAACCAGAAGACataaagcagaatgactttgtAAGTTTGACCTACAGTGCARTCAGAAtgtatttagaccccttccccttttccacattttgttatgttacagccttttcccctcatcaatctacacacaacaccccataataacaaagtgaaaacaggctaagtattcagaccctttgctatgagacttgaaattgagctcaggtgcatcctatttccatcgatcatccatgagatgtttctacaacttgattggaatctacctgtggtaaattcaattgattggacatgatttggaaaagcacacacctgtctatataaggtcccacagttgactgtgcatttcagagcaaaaagccatgaggtcaaaggaattgtccatagagttcagagacaggattgtgtcgaggcacagatctgtggaagggtaccaaaacatttctgcagcattgaaggtccccaagaacacagtggcctccatcattctatcattttttaaaatatattttaccttttatttaactaggcaagtcagttaagaacaaattcttattcacaatgacggcctaggaacagtgggttaactgccttgttcaggggcagaattaKattttttaccttgtcagctggatTCGATcttgcgacctttcggttactagtccaacgctctaacctgccgacccattcttaaatggaagaagtttgtaatcaccacgactcttcctagagctgggcgctcggccaaactgagcaatcggggggataagggccttggccagggaggtgaccaagaacccgatggtcactctgacagagctccaaagttcctctgtggagatgggagaaccttccagaaggacaaccatctcatcATCACTctatcaatcaggcctttatggtagagtggccaggcggaagccactcaYcccacttggagtttgccaaaaggcacataaaggactctcagacaatgagaaacaagattttctggtctgataaaaccaagcctgaattatttggcctgaatgcaaagcatcacgtctggatgaaacctggcaccatccctacggtgaagagtggatctgcagagaagaatgtgagaaactctccgaatacaggtgtgccaagcttgtagcgtcatacccaagaagacttgaggctgtaattgctgtcaaaggtgcttctacaaaggtctgaaaacttatgtaaatgtgatatatatatatattttttttaatacatttgcaaacatttctaaaaacctgcttttgctttgtcaacatggggtattgtgtgtagattgatgaagtacatttatttaaatatctattttagaataaggctgtgatgtggaaaaagtcaaggggtcttaatactttctgaatgcactgtgtagcGGCCATTACATATTGttgttagaacgttgggccagtaaccgaaaggtcgctagtttgaatacccgagccaacaaggtgaataatctgttgatgtgcccttgagcaaggcacttaaccctaatttgctccaggggcgccgtactactatggctgaccctataaaacaacacatttcactgcacctatcaggTGTATGTGTCAATTWWTWTTTTWTTTTTWATAGATAACATGCACTAAATGACCATATTGAGCATCATCAATTATATGATATGCATCatctcctgtctgtttctgtgtgtcagaCGCGGGGTACAGGCCTGGTGGTGGTTCGGGACCAGAGGGTGGTGGGTCTCCACTGCTCCGGTCCAGAGCTCCACGTGGGGCAGGTAGCTGTGATCAGACACGGGCCCAGGCTGGCTGCCTCAGACCTCTACTTCTCTAGGAGACCCTGCGCTACCTGCCTCAAGATGCTTATCAATGGTGAGgagatatatacatatacatacacacacacacacacacagagagagaggtcacttGTAATGTCTTGTCTCTTGTCTGTCATCTCCAGCTGGGGTGAGCCGCATCTCCTTCTGGCCTGGTGACCCTGAGATGAGTCTGCTAGCGGTCAGGCCTAATGGGACGGACTCCACTTCCCAGGAGGCCATGCTGGACGCCATTGCGTCCGAGAAGCTGAAGTCCAACAGCCGGCCCCACATCAGTGTGGTGGTGCAGCCCGTGGCCCCCGGCCTGCAGCAGTTTGTGGAGGAGACCTCCAGGGGGTGTGACTTCATGGCGAGGGTGTCGGGGGACGACCCCGAATTGGACGCCGGGGACTTCTACTGGAAGCAGAGGAGACGGAACCTGGACACTTTCTCCAAAGAGTTCCTAATCCCACACGATCAGTGCCACCGTGACATTCTCACCAAAATAGGTCCGTAGTACAATCATTCAATCATacttgttagctagcttgtgttcACCGGTTAGCTGTATTTGGGCTATATTGGTATACTTGGGCTATACTCAAGATGGGTAGGTTTGAGGATCTCTTTTGCTCAAGAGGCCACGTGCCACGCCATCTGTTGTGTAGATCCTGTTAAATGAATGGTAAACATACTGTTTATAGATGAGGATTTGACACTGTTTTGCTACAGGTCTGGAGAACTTCTGCATGGAGCCGTACTTCTCCAACCTGCGTCAGAACATGAGGGAGCTGGTRGGMGTTCTGGCCTCAGTAGCTGCTAGRGTGCCTCTTCTCCAGCATGGCTTCTACAGGAAGGACTCCCAGCCTGCAACCTCGGAGCAGCCCCAGCCTCAGGGGGTGTCCCAGGAAATTGCCAGACACTGCATCGTACAGGCCAGACTGTTGGCCTACAGAACAGGTACCTGAAATATCTGTTTAGTAGTCTATATACTAGCCAGATTACTCATTCAAACTAGGAAGTCATTTTGTAAATATGACATGTCACCACATTTTGTGGGGAATCACATAAAGGAGTACCAGGCAATTAAAAATTGTAGGAGAGAAGACTATTGTTATGACGAGACTATTGTTATGACATAACGTCCCATGGTTGACTGCACGTTTGTTGGAGAGATGTGTTGCCCTGGGMGGGTATCGGGTGTCCGATGAACAGAAAGTATCCCAAAAGACATTCTAGTTTCATTAGTGGTTAGCGACAGCTGCTATGAAAAGGAGTTCTTTGATTGGTTGGTCAGCCGATCACTCAAGAAATCAACATTTAATTTTTTGAAAGGGTTAATTATATGTTCATGTTTTAAGGCTAACAGGACAAACTGTGATGGGTGGTTCAACCTGTCTGAAGGTTGAAACAGATGAACATGTCTGAGTGTTACTTGTTTGTTGATATTCCAGAGGACCCTAAGGTTGGGGTTGGTGCTGTCATTTGGGCAGAAGGGAAATCAGTGAGTAAACCATTGTTGTYTTTTCTAAGCTCATAACTATACATGAATATTATGTATTTTGAATAAGGTCAAACTGGCATTCACTGTGTTCTGTGCTCACCTGTTTTAGGGTGGTTGTGATGGCACGGGGCGGCTGTACCTGGTGGGTTGTGGGTACAACGCCTACCCAGTGGGCTCAGAGTACGGAGAGTACCCCCAGATGGACAACAAACAGCAGGACCGCCAGAGGAGGAAGTACCGCTACATCATCCACGCTGAGCAYAACGCACTCACCTTCAggtcaggaggagagggaagacatGGGCTCCATCTCAATACTCCTAAGTGACTTCCTCCCCTTATATCcacccttcatctccactgataTGAGAGGACAGTATACAGACGTAGGAGCTTaattgcagcaacaggaaatgtggattataattaatggacatttttgtaggttttgatacatttttcgtaaggtaTTGACATTTTTWAAGTGGAATTGGCAAActgcagaagcctttttaaacctcaaatacactacacattttacatttcttGCCTTGCGGGAACATTtttctgcaacagggtgatcaaattaagatcctacatctgtaYATGAAGGAAATACAGGGAATGTGTACATGGGTATATTTGCTCTCGACCTGTCCAGTCCTTACAGGTCAGCGGAGATGGCAGAGAGGAAGCAAGGAGGTACATCCGAGAAATCGGACCAGGGGGCAGGAATTAGTAGCTGGGCATGAGGATTTATGAcgtaaataaatgtgattgactgTCGTTTCTAGGAGTGACGAGATCCGCGAGGAGGAGAACACCATGCTGTTTGTGACTAAGTGTCCGTGTGATGAGTGTGTCCCTCTGATCCGAGGAGCTGGGATCAAGCAGATCTACACCACTGACCTGGACAGCGGNNNNNNNNNNNNNNNNNNNNNNNNNNNNNNNNNNNNNNNNNNNNNNNNNNNNNNNNNNNNNNNNNNNNNNNNNNNNNNNNNNNNNNNNNNNNNNNNNNNNNNNNNNNNNNNNNNNNNNNNNNNNNNNNNNNNNNNNNNNNNNNNNNNNNNNNNNNNNNNNNNNNNNNNNNNNNNNNNNNNNNNNNNNNNNNNNNNNNNNNNNNNNNNNNNNNNNNNNNNNNNNNNNNNNNNNNNNNNNNNNNNNNNNNNNNNNNNNNNNNNNNNNNNNNNNNNNNNNNNNNNNNNNNNNNNNNNNNNNNNNNNNNNNNNNNNNNNNNNNNNNNNNNNNNNNNNNNNNNNNNNNNNNNNNNNNNNNNNNNNNNNNNNNNNNNNNNNNNNNNNNNNNNNNNNNNNNNNNNNNNNNNNNNNNNNNNNNNNNNNNNNNNNNNNNNNNNNNNNNNNNNNNNNNNNNNNNNNNNNNNNNNNNNNNNNNNNNNNNNNNNNNNNNNNNNNNNNNNNNNNNNNNNNNNNNNNNNNNNNNNNNNNNNNNNNNNNNNNNNNNNNNNNNNNNNNNNNNNNNNNNNNNNNNNNNNNNNNNNNNNNNNNNNNNNNNNNNNNNNNNNNNNNNNNNNNNNNNNNNNNNNNNNNNNNNNNNNNNNNNNNNNNNNNNNNNNNNNNNNNNNNNNNNNNNNNNNNNNNNNNNNNNNNNNNNNNNNNNNNNNNNNNNNNNNNNNNNNNNNNNNNNNNNNNNNNNNNNNNNNNNNNNNNNNNNNNNNNNNNNNNNNNNNNNNNNNNNNNNNNNNNNNNNNNNNNNNNNNNNNNNNNNNNNNNNNNNNNNNNNNNNNNNNNNNNNNNNNNNNNNNNNNNNNNNNNNNNNNNNNNNNNNNNNNNNNNNNNNNNNNNNNNNNNNNNNNNNNNNNNNNNNNNNNNNNNNNNNNNNNNNNNNNNNNNNNNNNNNNNNNNNNNNNNNNNNNNNNNNNNNNNNNNNNNNNNNNNNNNNNNNNNNNNNNNNNNNNNNNNNNNNNNNNNNNNNNNNNNNNNNNNNNNNNNNNNNNNNNNNNNNNNNNNNNNNNNNNNNNNNNNNNNNNNNNNNNNNNNNNNNNNNNNNNNNNNNNNNNNNNNNNNNNNNNNNNNNNNNNNNNNNNNNNNNNNNNNNNNNNNNNNNNNNNNNNNNNNNNNNNNNNNNNNNNNNNNNNNNNNNNNNNNNNNNNNNNNNNNNNNNNNNNNNNNNNNNNNNNNNNNNNNNNNNNNNNNNNNNNNNNNNNNNNNNNNNNNNNNNNNNNNNNNNNNNNNNNNNNNNNNNNNNNNNNNNNNNNNNNNNNNNNNNNNNNNNNNNNNNNNNNNNNNNNNNNNNNNNNNNNNNNNNNNNNNNNNNNNNNNNNNNNNNNNNNNNNNNNNNNNNNNNNNNNNNNNNNNNNNNNNNNNNNNNNNNNNNNNNNNNNNNNNNNNNNNNNNNNNNNNNNNNNNNNNNNNNNNNNNNNNNNNNNNNNNNNNNNNNNNNNNNNNNNNNNNNNNNNNNNNNNNNNNNNNNNNNNNNNNNNNNNNNNNNNNNNNNNNNNNNNNNNNNNNNNNNNNNNNNNNNNNNNNNNNNNNNNNNNNNNNNNNNNNNNNNNNNNNNNNNNNNNNNNNNNNNNNNNNNNNNNNNNNNNNNNNNNNNNNNNNNNNNNNNNNNNNNNNNNNNNNNNNNNNNNNNNNNNNNNNNNNNNNNNNNNNNNNNNNNNNNNNNNNNNNNNNNNNNNNNNNNNNNNNNNNNNNNNNNNNNNNNNNNNNNNNNNNNNNNNNNNNNNNNNNNNNNNNNNNNNNNNNNNNNNNNNNNNNNNNNNNNNNNNNNNNNNNNNNNNNNNNNNNNNNNNNNNNNNNNNNNNNNNNNNNNNNNNNNNNNNNNNNNNNNNNNNNNNNNNNNNNNNNNNNNNNNNNNNNNNNNNNNNNNNNNNNNNNNNNNNNNNNNNNNNNNNNNNNNNNNNNNNNNNNNNNNNNNNNNNNNNNNNNNNNNNNNNNNNNNNNNNNNNNNNNNNNNNNNNNNNNNNNNNNNNNNNNNNNNNNNNNNNNNNNNNNNNNNNNNNNNNNNNNNNNNNNNNNNNNNNNNNNNNNNNNNNNNNNNNNNNNNNNNNNNNNNNNNNNNNNNNNNNNNNNNNNNNNNNNNNNNNNNNNNNNNNNNNNNNNNNNNNNNNNNNNNNNNNNNNNNNNNNNNNNNNNNNNNNNNNNNNNNNNNNNNNNNNNNNNNNNNNNNNNNNNNNNNNNNNNNNNNNNNNNNNNNNNNNNNNNNNNNNNNNNNNNNNNNNNNNNNNNNNNNNNNNNNNNNNNNNNNNNNNNNNNNNNNNNNNNNNNNNNNNNNNNNNNNNNNNNNNNNNNNNNNNNNNNNNNNNNNNNNNNNNNNNNNNNNNNNNNNNNNNNNNNNNNNNNNNNNNNNNNNNNNNNNNNNNNNNNNNNNNNNNNNNNNNNNNNNNNNNNNNNNNNNNNNNNNNNNNNNNNNNNNNNNNNNNNNNNNNNNNNNNNNNNNNNNNNNNNNNNNNNNNNNNNNNNNNNNNNNNNNNNNNNNNNNNNNNNNNNNNNNNNNNNNNNNNNNNNNNNNNNNNNNNNNNNNNNNNNNNNNNNNNNNNNNNNNNNNNNNNNNNNNNNNNNNNNNNNNNNNNNNNNNNNNNNNNNNNNNNNNNNNNNNNNNNNNNNNNNNNNNNNNNNNNNNNNNNNNNNNNNNNNNNNNNNNNNNNNNNNNNNNNNNNNNNNNNNNNNNNNNNNNNNNNNNNNNNNNNNNNNNNNNNNNNNNNNNNNNNNNNNNNNNNNNNNNNNNNNNNNNNNNNNNNNNNNNNNNNNNNNNNNNNNNNNNNNNNNNNNNNNNNNNNNNNNNNNNNNNNNNNNNNNNNNNNNNNNNNNNNNNNNNNNNNNNNNNNNNNNNNNNNNNNNNNNNNNNNNNNNNNNNNNNNNNNNNNNNNNNNNNNNNNNNNNNNNNNNNNNNNNNNNNNNNNNNNNNNNNNNNNNNNNNNNNNNNNNNNNNNNNNNNNNNNNNNNNNNNNNNNNNNNNNNNNNNNNNNNNNNNNNNNNNNNNNNNNNNNNNNNNNNNNNNNNNNNNNNNNNNNNNNNNNNNNNNNNNNNNNNNNNNNNNNNNNNNNNNNNNNNNNNNNNNNNNNNNNNNNNNNNNNNNNNNNNNNNNNNNNNNNNNNNNNNNNNNNNNNNNNNNNNNNNNNNNNNNCAaagacgcaagggaggacatctcCTACCTCAGATTCCACGGCCTCCAAGGAGTCCTGAAGTTCATTGTGAGTACTTACATTGATTGACGGATGAATAGTTTTTCTATGGGTGTTAGCAGCATTCCAATAGTCTATTCCTCTCATTTTCTTCATCTGtactgatgagggaaaaaaactggtATGGATTCACTCCTAGATGGTTTTCCATTCAGCTTTGACCTATCCTTGTGTTTTCCGTTGTTAGGCTATTGAGTAATACTTTGAATTCTCCCTCCTGGTACAATTATTGATGGTGATTCTTCCTGACTACCTCCAGAGGTCATCGAGGACTAATTGTATCTtgatatcttacaagtgtaaaCAGATCTGGATTGTCAAACCATTTTAAATAGTCCCTCAATGATTTTAGATTCAAGGGATCAATATGTCTTAACATTGGGAATCTCATAATTTGAATACAGGG
The genomic region above belongs to Salvelinus sp. IW2-2015 linkage group LG4p, ASM291031v2, whole genome shotgun sequence and contains:
- the LOC111958103 gene encoding cytidine and dCMP deaminase domain-containing protein 1, giving the protein MATTDTVQSNQYLKPTCAASCNCKGYRDVREASTQTDTKVQGHGPRLSKVNLFTLLSLWMELFPKEEPEDIKQNDFTRGTGLVVVRDQRVVGLHCSGPELHVGQVAVIRHGPRLAASDLYFSRRPCATCLKMLINAGVSRISFWPGDPEMSLLAVRPNGTDSTSQEAMLDAIASEKLKSNSRPHISVVVQPVAPGLQQFVEETSRGCDFMARVSGDDPELDAGDFYWKQRRRNLDTFSKEFLIPHDQCHRDILTKIGLENFCMEPYFSNLRQNMRELVGVLASVAARVPLLQHGFYRKDSQPATSEQPQPQGVSQEIARHCIVQARLLAYRTEDPKVGVGAVIWAEGKSGGCDGTGRLYLVGCGYNAYPVGSEYGEYPQMDNKQQDRQRRKYRYIIHAEHNALTFRSDEIREEENTMLFVTKCPCDECVPLIRGAGIKQIYTTDLDKVIED